From Mya arenaria isolate MELC-2E11 chromosome 12, ASM2691426v1, the proteins below share one genomic window:
- the LOC128211900 gene encoding uncharacterized protein LOC128211900 isoform X2, with product MPNRSENFSSKHLENVDALESAVNLQELRLFIFWMRLSGKVLAKGQTVLYPWYIIISPIWPMGRREQCSIWTTAYGMWRVMRGLHKEIEFSLMEAGHTKFSPDWHFGLWKVKWRASNAETLEEVADTVRKSSRVGYNIPQYVNNPAKPVTFYNWTEFFRTLFKPIPGLTKYHHFRITSSHPGTVFLREYADNQEVAIEITRPQRQPIPSSDMPERIDNQELDAKRSWYLFEEIAPLCNNSSACSKPTVPKPSSGVRL from the exons ATGCCCAACAGGTCGGAAAACTTTTCTTCAAAACACCTAGAAAATGTGGATGCTTTGGAGTCTGCTGTGAATCTTCAA GAACTCAGATTGTTTATCTTCTGGATGAGGCTGTCGGGAAAAGTGTTGGCAAAGGGGCAAACAGTGTTGTATCCATGGTACATCATCATTTCACCCATCTGGCCTATGGGGAGAAGAGAGCAATGCTCCATATGGACAACTGC ATATGGTATGTGGAGGGTCATGAGAGGGCTGCACAAGGAGATAGAATTCAGCTTGATGGAGGCAGGCCACACCAAATTCAGTCCTGACTGGCACTTCGGCTTATGGAAG GTCAAATGGCGAGCATCGAATGCTGAAACATTGGAAGAAGTGGCGGACACTGTTCGAAAGTCATCCCGGGTTGGATACAATATTCCCCAGTATGTCAATAACCCAGCTAAGCCGGTGACCTTTTACAATTGGACCGAATTCTTTAGGACTTTGTTCAAGCCTATTCCAGGGCTAACCAAATATCACCATTTTAG GATCACTAGTAGCCACCCTGGGACAGTGTTTCTGAGAGAGTATGCTGACAATCAAGAGGTTGCCATAGAAATTACAAGACCACAAAGACAGCCTATCCCCAGCAGTGACATGCCAGAACGGATTGATAATCAGGAACTTGATGCCAAAAGGTCTTGGTACCTGTTTGAGGAGATTGCTCCTCTTTGCAACAACAGCTCAGCATGTTCCAAACCAACAGTTCCAAAACCATCCAGTGGTGTTAGGCTATAG
- the LOC128211900 gene encoding uncharacterized protein LOC128211900 isoform X1 translates to MVHYSFDYSQQVLYPHYAQQVGKLFFKTPRKCGCFGVCCESSRTQIVYLLDEAVGKSVGKGANSVVSMVHHHFTHLAYGEKRAMLHMDNCVGQNKNNTVIGYGMWRVMRGLHKEIEFSLMEAGHTKFSPDWHFGLWKVKWRASNAETLEEVADTVRKSSRVGYNIPQYVNNPAKPVTFYNWTEFFRTLFKPIPGLTKYHHFRITSSHPGTVFLREYADNQEVAIEITRPQRQPIPSSDMPERIDNQELDAKRSWYLFEEIAPLCNNSSACSKPTVPKPSSGVRL, encoded by the exons ATGGTGCATTACAGTTTTGATTATTCCCAGCAGGTGTTGTATCCGCACTATGCCCAACAGGTCGGAAAACTTTTCTTCAAAACACCTAGAAAATGTGGATGCTTTGGAGTCTGCTGTGAATCTTCAA GAACTCAGATTGTTTATCTTCTGGATGAGGCTGTCGGGAAAAGTGTTGGCAAAGGGGCAAACAGTGTTGTATCCATGGTACATCATCATTTCACCCATCTGGCCTATGGGGAGAAGAGAGCAATGCTCCATATGGACAACTGCGTAgggcaaaataaaaacaacactgtGATTGG ATATGGTATGTGGAGGGTCATGAGAGGGCTGCACAAGGAGATAGAATTCAGCTTGATGGAGGCAGGCCACACCAAATTCAGTCCTGACTGGCACTTCGGCTTATGGAAG GTCAAATGGCGAGCATCGAATGCTGAAACATTGGAAGAAGTGGCGGACACTGTTCGAAAGTCATCCCGGGTTGGATACAATATTCCCCAGTATGTCAATAACCCAGCTAAGCCGGTGACCTTTTACAATTGGACCGAATTCTTTAGGACTTTGTTCAAGCCTATTCCAGGGCTAACCAAATATCACCATTTTAG GATCACTAGTAGCCACCCTGGGACAGTGTTTCTGAGAGAGTATGCTGACAATCAAGAGGTTGCCATAGAAATTACAAGACCACAAAGACAGCCTATCCCCAGCAGTGACATGCCAGAACGGATTGATAATCAGGAACTTGATGCCAAAAGGTCTTGGTACCTGTTTGAGGAGATTGCTCCTCTTTGCAACAACAGCTCAGCATGTTCCAAACCAACAGTTCCAAAACCATCCAGTGGTGTTAGGCTATAG
- the LOC128211900 gene encoding uncharacterized protein LOC128211900 isoform X3: protein MVHYSFDYSQQVLYPHYAQQVGKLFFKTPRKCGCFGVCCESSRTQIVYLLDEAVGKSVGKGANSVVSMVHHHFTHLAYGEKRAMLHMDNCVGQNKNNTVIGYGMWRVMRGLHKEIEFSLMEAGHTKFSPDWHFGLWKVKWRASNAETLEEVADTVRKSSRVGYNIPQITSSHPGTVFLREYADNQEVAIEITRPQRQPIPSSDMPERIDNQELDAKRSWYLFEEIAPLCNNSSACSKPTVPKPSSGVRL from the exons ATGGTGCATTACAGTTTTGATTATTCCCAGCAGGTGTTGTATCCGCACTATGCCCAACAGGTCGGAAAACTTTTCTTCAAAACACCTAGAAAATGTGGATGCTTTGGAGTCTGCTGTGAATCTTCAA GAACTCAGATTGTTTATCTTCTGGATGAGGCTGTCGGGAAAAGTGTTGGCAAAGGGGCAAACAGTGTTGTATCCATGGTACATCATCATTTCACCCATCTGGCCTATGGGGAGAAGAGAGCAATGCTCCATATGGACAACTGCGTAgggcaaaataaaaacaacactgtGATTGG ATATGGTATGTGGAGGGTCATGAGAGGGCTGCACAAGGAGATAGAATTCAGCTTGATGGAGGCAGGCCACACCAAATTCAGTCCTGACTGGCACTTCGGCTTATGGAAG GTCAAATGGCGAGCATCGAATGCTGAAACATTGGAAGAAGTGGCGGACACTGTTCGAAAGTCATCCCGGGTTGGATACAATATTCCCCA GATCACTAGTAGCCACCCTGGGACAGTGTTTCTGAGAGAGTATGCTGACAATCAAGAGGTTGCCATAGAAATTACAAGACCACAAAGACAGCCTATCCCCAGCAGTGACATGCCAGAACGGATTGATAATCAGGAACTTGATGCCAAAAGGTCTTGGTACCTGTTTGAGGAGATTGCTCCTCTTTGCAACAACAGCTCAGCATGTTCCAAACCAACAGTTCCAAAACCATCCAGTGGTGTTAGGCTATAG